The Falsibacillus pallidus genome window below encodes:
- the dnaN gene encoding DNA polymerase III subunit beta — MKFIIQRDRLVQSVQDVMKAVTSRTTIPILTGIKIIAAEEGVTLTGSDSDISIESFIPKEEEGDEIVEVKQTGGIVLQAKFFSEIVKKLPKDTVEIEVGSNLQTTIRSGKAEFNLNGLDPDEYPHLPELSEEQVFKIPADLLKNLVRQTVFAVSTSETRPILTGVNWKVETGQLICTATDSHRLAMRKAAIETENDAHYNVVIPGKSLNELSKILDETNEPVEIVITENQVLFKAKHLLFFSRLLEGNYPDTSRLIPSESKTELVLTAKEFLQAIDRASLLAREGRNNVVKLSTLEEGIIEVSSNSPEIGKVIEQVQSQSIEGEELKISFSAKYMMDALKALEGTEIRVDFTGAMRPFIIRPVQDDSILQLILPVRTY; from the coding sequence ATGAAATTTATCATTCAGCGCGATCGATTAGTCCAAAGCGTTCAGGATGTAATGAAAGCCGTCACTTCAAGAACGACCATCCCAATTTTAACGGGGATTAAAATCATTGCTGCAGAAGAGGGAGTAACGCTGACAGGAAGCGACTCTGATATTTCAATCGAATCGTTCATTCCAAAAGAGGAAGAAGGCGATGAAATCGTTGAAGTGAAACAAACTGGCGGAATCGTTCTCCAAGCTAAGTTTTTCAGCGAAATCGTTAAAAAATTGCCGAAGGATACAGTAGAAATCGAGGTAGGAAGCAATCTTCAGACCACGATTCGTTCAGGAAAAGCCGAATTCAATTTGAATGGGCTGGACCCGGATGAATATCCACATCTTCCGGAACTCTCTGAAGAACAGGTTTTCAAAATTCCTGCTGACCTATTGAAAAATCTTGTAAGGCAGACTGTATTCGCAGTGTCCACCTCAGAAACACGCCCGATCTTGACAGGTGTAAACTGGAAGGTTGAAACTGGACAATTGATCTGTACTGCAACAGACAGCCACAGGCTCGCGATGAGAAAAGCAGCAATCGAAACGGAAAATGATGCGCATTACAATGTGGTCATCCCAGGGAAGAGCTTGAATGAACTAAGCAAAATTCTTGATGAAACAAATGAACCGGTTGAGATTGTCATTACGGAGAATCAAGTATTGTTCAAAGCAAAGCACCTATTATTCTTCTCAAGACTGCTTGAGGGTAATTATCCGGATACATCCCGCTTGATTCCTTCAGAAAGCAAAACAGAACTGGTTTTGACAGCCAAAGAATTCTTGCAGGCAATCGACCGTGCTTCTTTATTAGCGAGAGAAGGAAGAAACAACGTCGTGAAATTAAGCACGCTTGAAGAAGGAATCATTGAGGTTTCCTCCAATTCTCCTGAGATCGGGAAGGTTATCGAACAAGTACAATCCCAATCCATCGAGGGGGAAGAATTGAAGATTTCTTTCAGTGCGAAATATATGATGGATGCTTTAAAAGCACTTGAAGGCACAGAGATCAGGGTCGATTTTACAGGAGCGATGAGACCGTTCATCATCCGCCCTGTACAAGACGATTCCATCCTGCAATTGATTCTTCCAGTCCGTACTTATTGA
- the dnaA gene encoding chromosomal replication initiator protein DnaA, which yields MENIADLWNKALADIEKKISKPSFDTWLKSTKAHSLQGDSLVITAPNEFARDWLEGRYSQLISGVLYDITGEELEIKFIIPQNQDEEEFEIPLPPKKVKKDEDQTELPLNMLNPKYTFDTFVIGSGNRFAHAASLAVAEAPAKAYNPLFIYGGVGLGKTHLMHAIGHYVVEHNPAAKVVYLSSEKFTNEFINSIRDNKAVDFRNKYRNVDVLLIDDIQFLAGKEQTQEEFFHTFNTLHEESKQIVISSDRPPKEIPTLEDRLRSRFEWGLITDITPPDLETRIAILRKKAKAEGLDIPNEVMLYIANQIDTNIRELEGALIRVVAYSSLINKDINADLAAEALKDIIPSSKPRVITILDIQRIVGEQYSVKLEDFKAKKRTKSVAFPRQIAMYLSRELTDFSLPKIGEEFGGRDHTTVIHAHEKISKMIQSDSQMERRIKELHDMLRN from the coding sequence TTGGAGAACATTGCGGATCTTTGGAACAAAGCCCTGGCAGACATCGAAAAAAAGATTAGTAAACCCAGTTTTGATACGTGGCTGAAATCGACAAAGGCCCATTCATTGCAAGGGGACTCTTTAGTGATCACAGCTCCGAATGAGTTTGCTAGAGATTGGCTTGAGGGGCGCTATTCGCAATTGATATCCGGTGTTTTATATGACATCACCGGGGAAGAATTGGAGATAAAATTCATCATTCCGCAAAATCAGGATGAAGAAGAATTCGAGATCCCGCTTCCACCGAAAAAGGTGAAGAAAGATGAGGATCAAACGGAACTTCCCTTAAATATGCTCAATCCGAAATATACGTTCGACACGTTCGTCATTGGATCCGGGAACCGTTTTGCGCATGCAGCATCGCTTGCTGTTGCAGAAGCGCCGGCTAAAGCATATAACCCGCTGTTCATCTATGGGGGAGTAGGACTGGGCAAGACCCACTTGATGCACGCCATCGGACATTATGTCGTGGAGCACAATCCAGCGGCCAAAGTGGTTTATTTGTCATCTGAAAAATTCACGAATGAATTCATCAATTCAATCCGCGATAATAAAGCCGTAGATTTTAGGAATAAATACCGCAACGTTGATGTACTTCTTATAGACGATATTCAATTCTTGGCTGGAAAAGAACAGACCCAGGAAGAATTTTTCCATACATTCAATACGCTCCATGAAGAAAGCAAGCAAATCGTCATTTCCAGTGACCGGCCTCCAAAAGAGATTCCGACACTTGAAGACAGGCTGCGCTCCCGCTTTGAATGGGGATTGATAACAGACATCACTCCGCCTGATCTGGAGACGAGGATCGCCATCCTCCGTAAAAAGGCAAAAGCAGAGGGACTAGATATTCCTAATGAAGTCATGCTGTATATTGCGAATCAAATCGATACCAATATTCGAGAACTTGAAGGTGCACTTATTCGTGTTGTTGCTTATTCATCCTTAATTAATAAAGATATCAATGCAGATTTGGCAGCAGAGGCCTTAAAGGATATCATCCCAAGCTCAAAGCCTAGAGTCATAACGATTCTTGACATTCAGCGGATCGTCGGCGAACAGTACAGCGTGAAGCTGGAAGATTTTAAAGCAAAAAAGAGGACAAAATCCGTAGCATTCCCAAGGCAGATTGCGATGTATCTATCGCGTGAATTGACTGATTTTTCGCTGCCTAAAATCGGTGAGGAATTTGGGGGACGCGACCATACGACCGTCATCCATGCCCATGAAAAGATATCAAAGATGATTCAGTCTGATTCTCAAATGGAAAGAAGAATTAAAGAATTACATGATATGCTTAGGAATTAA
- the gyrA gene encoding DNA gyrase subunit A has translation MAETPNSRVNEINISQEMRSSFLDYAMSVIVSRALPDVRDGLKPVHRRILYAMNDLGMTSDKPYKKSARIVGEVIGKYHPHGDSAVYDTMVRMAQDFNYRYMLVDGHGNFGSVDGDAAAAMRYTEARMSKISMELIRDINKDTIDYKDNYDGSEREPVVLPSRFPNLLVNGSSGIAVGMATNIPPHQLGEVIDGVLAVSKDPEITIQELMDIIPGPDFPTAGLIMGRSGIRRAYESGKGSITLRAKVEIEQKANGKETILVHELPYQVNKAKLIEKIAELVRDKKIDGITDLRDESDRNGMRVVIEVRRDANANVILNNLYKQTALQTSFGINLLALVDGQPKVLNLKQCLVHYLDHQKVIIRRRTEFELKKAEARAHILEGLRIALDHIDQIIALIRGSQTTEIARQGLMEQFSLSEKQAQAILDMRLQRLTGLEREKIEEEYNSLVQLIAELRAILADEEKVLEIIREELEEIKDRFNDIRRTEITASGLDQIEDEDLIPRENIVVTLTHNGYIKRLPLSTYRSQKRGGRGIQGMGTNENDFVEHLLTTSTHDTILFFSNKGKVYKAKGYEIPEYSRTAKGIPIINMLGIGQDEVINTIIRVEEFNEDWFLFFTTKQGISKRTPVSDFANIRTNGLIAINIRDEDELISVKLTDGSKDMIIGTKNGLLIRFPETNVRSMGRTATGVKGINLAADDEVVGMEILEDNSEVLIVTKNGYGKRTPAGEYRIQTRGGKGLKTCNITEKNGPVVAVKTVSGEEDLMLITANGVLIRMAVGDISTMGRNTQGVRLIRLDEAGYVATVAKVEKEEDAEHAEPEEEASEHENASVQEDSPEQEGDSDQEDAPSDDSTEE, from the coding sequence ATGGCAGAAACACCTAATTCCAGAGTAAACGAGATTAATATAAGCCAGGAAATGCGTTCTTCCTTCCTGGACTACGCAATGAGCGTTATCGTATCCCGCGCCCTTCCGGATGTCCGCGATGGATTGAAGCCGGTCCACCGACGCATTCTATACGCCATGAACGATTTGGGCATGACTTCAGACAAGCCATATAAGAAATCTGCCCGCATCGTCGGTGAAGTAATCGGGAAGTATCACCCGCACGGGGATTCCGCCGTTTATGACACCATGGTCAGGATGGCACAGGACTTCAACTACCGCTACATGCTGGTCGACGGCCACGGAAACTTCGGATCTGTCGATGGAGATGCAGCAGCTGCCATGCGTTATACAGAAGCGCGCATGTCCAAGATTTCAATGGAGCTCATCCGCGATATCAACAAAGATACGATCGATTATAAAGACAACTATGATGGATCAGAGCGGGAGCCGGTTGTTCTTCCTTCCAGATTCCCTAACCTTCTGGTGAATGGTTCTTCTGGGATTGCTGTAGGGATGGCGACCAATATCCCTCCGCATCAGCTTGGAGAGGTTATTGACGGTGTCCTTGCAGTCAGTAAAGATCCTGAAATCACTATACAGGAACTGATGGATATCATTCCTGGCCCGGATTTCCCGACAGCGGGATTGATCATGGGACGCAGCGGCATTCGACGCGCCTATGAATCCGGTAAAGGGTCCATTACATTGAGGGCCAAAGTAGAAATCGAACAAAAGGCAAACGGCAAGGAAACCATCCTGGTTCACGAATTGCCGTACCAGGTAAACAAAGCGAAGCTGATCGAGAAAATTGCTGAGCTTGTCCGCGATAAAAAAATCGACGGCATCACAGACCTTCGCGATGAATCAGACCGAAACGGAATGCGCGTCGTCATTGAAGTCAGAAGAGATGCGAATGCAAATGTCATCTTGAACAACCTTTATAAGCAGACTGCCCTGCAGACGAGCTTCGGCATCAACCTTCTGGCATTGGTCGATGGACAGCCAAAAGTATTGAATTTAAAGCAGTGCCTAGTCCACTATCTCGATCACCAAAAGGTCATCATCCGCAGAAGAACTGAATTCGAATTGAAAAAAGCAGAGGCGCGTGCCCACATCTTAGAAGGGCTTCGAATTGCACTGGATCATATCGACCAGATCATTGCCTTGATCAGGGGATCCCAAACGACGGAAATTGCCCGTCAAGGATTGATGGAGCAATTCTCCTTATCAGAGAAGCAGGCACAAGCCATCCTCGATATGCGCCTTCAGCGTTTAACAGGTTTGGAGCGCGAAAAAATCGAAGAGGAATACAACAGTCTTGTGCAGTTGATTGCTGAATTGAGAGCGATTCTGGCGGACGAGGAAAAAGTCCTTGAAATCATCCGTGAGGAGCTTGAAGAAATCAAAGATCGTTTCAACGATATTCGCCGTACAGAAATTACAGCGAGCGGCCTGGATCAAATCGAAGACGAAGATCTGATTCCAAGGGAAAACATCGTTGTTACCCTTACACATAACGGCTATATCAAGCGATTGCCTCTATCTACTTACCGCAGCCAAAAACGCGGAGGAAGAGGAATCCAGGGGATGGGCACAAATGAAAATGACTTCGTTGAACATTTGTTGACGACATCCACCCATGATACGATCCTATTCTTTTCCAACAAAGGGAAGGTCTATAAAGCAAAAGGATACGAAATCCCTGAATACAGCCGTACGGCAAAAGGGATTCCGATCATCAACATGCTTGGAATCGGCCAGGATGAAGTGATCAATACGATTATCCGTGTAGAAGAATTCAACGAAGATTGGTTCTTATTCTTCACGACTAAGCAGGGTATCTCTAAGCGTACCCCTGTCAGCGACTTTGCCAACATCCGGACAAACGGACTGATCGCCATCAACATCCGCGACGAGGATGAATTGATCTCTGTTAAATTGACGGATGGAAGCAAGGATATGATCATCGGTACGAAAAACGGGCTGCTGATCCGATTCCCTGAAACCAATGTCCGCTCAATGGGACGTACGGCTACCGGGGTAAAAGGAATCAACCTTGCTGCTGATGATGAAGTAGTCGGAATGGAAATCCTTGAGGATAACAGCGAAGTCCTGATTGTAACCAAAAACGGTTATGGAAAACGGACCCCTGCAGGGGAATACCGAATCCAGACCCGCGGAGGAAAAGGATTGAAGACATGCAACATCACTGAAAAGAATGGCCCAGTTGTTGCTGTTAAAACTGTATCTGGAGAAGAAGACTTGATGCTCATTACGGCAAATGGCGTCTTGATCCGGATGGCAGTCGGCGATATTTCAACCATGGGAAGAAATACGCAAGGCGTACGCTTGATCCGTTTGGATGAAGCAGGCTACGTAGCGACAGTTGCGAAAGTCGAGAAAGAAGAAGACGCTGAGCATGCTGAACCTGAGGAAGAAGCTTCAGAACATGAAAATGCTTCTGTTCAGGAAGACTCTCCAGAACAAGAGGGCGATTCTGATCAGGAAGACGCACCAAGCGACGATTCTACAGAAGAATAA
- the recF gene encoding DNA replication/repair protein RecF (All proteins in this family for which functions are known are DNA-binding proteins that assist the filamentation of RecA onto DNA for the initiation of recombination or recombinational repair.) has product MYIKDLQLKNYRNYESLEAAFENKVNVILGENAQGKTNVMEAIYVLAMAKSHRTSNDKDLIRWDEEYAKIKGRIQKKNTSLPLELVISKKGKKAKSNHIEQQKLSQYVGNMNVVMFAPEDLHLVKGSPQVRRRFIDMEIGQVSPVYLHDMSQYQKILQQRNHYLKAMQMQKQKDETMLDVLTDQFIQVAAKITAKRFEFIHLLEEWAKPIHSGISRNLETLKIHYKPSLDVSEDQDWSTMVKIFEEKFASVRKREIDRGVTLVGPHRDDLQFFVNDRDVQTFGSQGQQRTTALSLKLAEIELIHEEIGEYPILLLDDVLSELDDYRQSHLLNTIQGKVQTFVTTTSVDGIDHQTLREAAAFSVTSGKMEQVK; this is encoded by the coding sequence ATGTATATTAAAGATTTACAGCTTAAAAATTATCGAAACTATGAATCCCTGGAGGCAGCATTCGAGAACAAAGTGAACGTGATCCTCGGCGAAAATGCCCAAGGAAAGACGAATGTGATGGAAGCCATCTATGTTTTAGCCATGGCGAAATCCCACCGGACATCAAATGATAAAGATTTAATCCGCTGGGATGAGGAATATGCTAAAATAAAAGGGAGGATTCAAAAAAAGAATACTTCCCTGCCCTTGGAGCTCGTTATTTCCAAAAAAGGGAAAAAAGCAAAAAGCAATCATATAGAACAGCAGAAGCTGAGCCAATATGTCGGAAACATGAACGTCGTTATGTTTGCACCTGAAGATCTTCATTTAGTAAAAGGAAGCCCACAGGTGAGACGGCGTTTTATTGACATGGAAATTGGCCAGGTTTCACCTGTTTATTTACATGATATGAGCCAGTATCAAAAGATTCTCCAGCAGAGGAACCATTATCTGAAAGCAATGCAGATGCAAAAGCAAAAAGATGAAACGATGCTGGATGTTTTGACTGATCAATTCATTCAAGTCGCGGCCAAAATCACAGCGAAGCGGTTCGAATTCATCCATTTGCTCGAAGAATGGGCGAAGCCGATCCATTCAGGCATATCAAGGAATCTCGAAACATTGAAAATTCATTATAAACCGTCCCTTGATGTATCAGAAGACCAGGATTGGTCGACAATGGTAAAGATATTTGAAGAGAAATTCGCGTCTGTTCGAAAGCGCGAAATCGACAGGGGTGTGACACTCGTCGGTCCCCATAGGGATGACCTTCAATTCTTTGTCAATGACCGCGATGTCCAGACATTTGGTTCACAAGGCCAGCAAAGGACGACTGCCCTGTCACTCAAACTGGCGGAAATCGAACTGATACACGAAGAAATCGGCGAATACCCGATTCTCCTCCTGGATGATGTCCTTTCCGAATTGGATGATTATCGGCAGAGCCATCTATTGAATACCATCCAAGGCAAAGTCCAGACGTTCGTCACCACGACAAGCGTCGACGGAATCGATCATCAAACCTTGAGGGAAGCGGCTGCATTCTCTGTTACATCGGGTAAAATGGAACAGGTCAAATGA
- the remB gene encoding extracellular matrix regulator RemB: MYVHVGEDVMVRTDEIIAILDKNSVQASEDIKQFLQQKEKMVQNLAKNAFKSLVITNKEIYLSPLASTTLKKRSTKGNRQFNP; encoded by the coding sequence ATGTATGTACATGTAGGGGAAGATGTGATGGTCAGGACGGATGAGATCATCGCAATACTTGATAAGAATTCTGTCCAAGCTTCCGAGGATATAAAACAATTTCTTCAGCAAAAAGAAAAAATGGTCCAAAACCTCGCGAAGAACGCCTTTAAATCTCTTGTGATTACGAATAAAGAAATCTATCTTTCGCCCCTTGCCTCTACGACATTGAAGAAAAGGTCGACGAAAGGGAACCGGCAGTTCAATCCATAA
- the gyrB gene encoding DNA topoisomerase (ATP-hydrolyzing) subunit B, with the protein MDQKEIQEQSYDENQIQVLEGLEAVRKRPGMYIGSTSGRGLHHLVWEIVDNSIDEALAGYCDEITVTIEKDNSITVKDNGRGIPVGIHEKMGRPAVEVIMTVLHAGGKFGGGGYKVSGGLHGVGASVVNALSTELEVYVHRDGKIHYQKFERGVPSFDLKIIGDTDTTGTITHFKPDPEIFTETTVYEFDTLANRIRELAFLNRGIMIAIEDKRGEEPKRNEYHYEGGIKSYVEHLNRTKDVIHEEPIYMEGEKEGISIEISLQYNDGFTSSIYSFANNIHTYEGGTHESGFKTALTRVINDYARKNNIFKDADSNLSGEDVREGITAIVSIKHPDPQFEGQTKTKLGNSEVRTITDAVFSEQFEKFMLENPSVGRKVVEKGLMAARARLAAKKARELTRRKSALEISSLPGKLADCSSKDPSISELYVVEGDSAGGSAKQGRSRHFQAILPLRGKIINVEKARLDKILSNNEVRAIITALGTGISEDFDISKARYHKIVIMTDADVDGAHIRTLLLTFFYRYMRQIIEAGYIYIAQPPLYKIQQGKKIEYAYNDRQLEAILAELPAQPKPGIQRYKGLGEMNPEQLWETTMDPESRTLLQVSLEDAIEADETFEILMGDKVEPRRNFIEENALYVKNLDI; encoded by the coding sequence ATGGATCAAAAAGAAATCCAAGAACAATCCTATGATGAAAATCAGATACAGGTGCTCGAGGGTCTTGAAGCTGTCCGCAAACGACCAGGTATGTATATCGGTTCAACAAGCGGAAGAGGGCTCCACCACTTGGTATGGGAAATTGTCGATAATAGTATAGATGAAGCACTGGCAGGCTACTGTGATGAGATAACTGTTACCATCGAGAAAGATAATTCCATTACGGTCAAGGATAATGGACGCGGGATTCCAGTTGGGATCCATGAAAAAATGGGAAGGCCTGCAGTCGAAGTCATCATGACTGTCCTGCATGCCGGCGGTAAATTCGGCGGCGGAGGCTACAAAGTTTCCGGAGGGCTCCATGGTGTAGGGGCATCTGTTGTTAACGCCTTGTCTACTGAACTGGAAGTCTACGTTCACCGCGACGGCAAGATCCATTATCAAAAATTTGAGCGCGGCGTTCCATCGTTCGATTTGAAAATCATCGGAGATACGGATACAACCGGAACGATCACCCATTTCAAACCAGATCCTGAGATCTTCACGGAAACGACCGTCTATGAATTTGATACATTGGCGAACCGCATCAGGGAACTTGCTTTCCTGAACAGAGGCATCATGATTGCCATTGAAGATAAGCGCGGTGAAGAGCCAAAACGCAATGAATATCATTACGAAGGCGGAATCAAGTCCTATGTAGAGCATTTGAACAGGACGAAGGATGTCATCCATGAAGAGCCTATCTACATGGAAGGTGAAAAAGAAGGCATCTCGATTGAAATCTCCCTTCAATATAACGATGGATTCACAAGCAGTATTTATTCTTTCGCCAACAATATCCATACGTATGAGGGCGGAACGCATGAATCAGGCTTCAAAACAGCATTGACGCGCGTCATCAACGATTACGCCCGTAAAAATAATATTTTCAAAGACGCAGATTCCAATCTTTCAGGGGAAGACGTACGGGAAGGAATCACAGCGATTGTCTCAATAAAGCATCCAGATCCGCAGTTCGAAGGCCAGACGAAGACGAAACTTGGCAATTCTGAGGTCAGAACCATTACGGATGCTGTCTTCTCTGAACAGTTCGAGAAATTCATGCTGGAAAACCCAAGTGTCGGACGCAAAGTCGTCGAAAAAGGATTGATGGCTGCGCGCGCCCGTCTTGCAGCGAAAAAAGCACGCGAATTGACGAGACGGAAAAGTGCACTTGAGATTTCAAGCCTTCCTGGGAAATTGGCGGATTGTTCGTCGAAGGATCCATCCATCAGCGAATTGTATGTCGTTGAGGGTGACTCTGCAGGCGGTTCCGCTAAGCAGGGAAGAAGCCGCCACTTCCAGGCAATCCTGCCTCTAAGGGGAAAAATCATCAACGTTGAAAAAGCGCGTCTAGACAAGATCCTTTCCAACAACGAAGTCCGTGCCATCATCACGGCGCTTGGAACGGGGATCAGCGAAGATTTCGACATCAGTAAAGCAAGGTATCATAAAATTGTCATCATGACCGATGCCGACGTCGACGGTGCCCACATCCGTACATTGCTTTTGACATTCTTCTACCGCTACATGCGCCAGATCATCGAAGCAGGCTATATTTACATCGCCCAGCCGCCATTGTATAAAATCCAGCAGGGCAAAAAGATTGAATATGCCTACAACGATCGCCAGCTGGAAGCGATTCTTGCAGAGCTGCCTGCCCAGCCAAAACCAGGCATCCAGCGCTACAAAGGTCTGGGGGAAATGAATCCTGAACAATTATGGGAGACCACAATGGATCCGGAATCACGCACCCTGCTGCAAGTAAGCCTTGAAGATGCAATCGAAGCAGATGAAACGTTCGAAATCCTCATGGGGGATAAAGTAGAGCCCCGCAGGAATTTCATCGAAGAAAATGCACTTTATGTAAAGAACTTGGATATTTAA
- the yaaA gene encoding S4 domain-containing protein YaaA has protein sequence MENQIKIDTEYITLGQFLKLADVIQSGGMAKWFLSEYEVYVNGEQDQRRGRKLRAGDQIEIPDVGTFVVTE, from the coding sequence GTGGAGAATCAAATCAAGATTGATACGGAGTATATTACACTTGGACAATTCCTGAAGCTTGCCGATGTCATTCAGTCTGGCGGAATGGCAAAATGGTTTTTGAGTGAATACGAAGTTTATGTCAATGGTGAACAGGATCAGCGGAGGGGAAGAAAACTTCGTGCCGGGGATCAGATTGAAATTCCGGACGTTGGAACTTTTGTTGTGACTGAGTAA
- a CDS encoding HD-GYP domain-containing protein: MRVKVSELIEGCILQKDVTGMTVYPLVPKKTVLNPIHLDVLKRFSIDSVEVERTLVDGTLFKPQTTAEDASEQKIEEIPLSFTESYLKAIREFKQEFTKWQSGGAIDFMKVRSIIMPLLKKVIETPENLHTIRHYSNPKDYLYHHSVAVGIISGMLAKKLGYDVGIYNQAALGGMLSDCGMARIRASILEKKSLSQWEFQEIREHTLNSYKMVKDTSLLKPEIKLAIYQHHERLDGTGYPGGEKAEKIHMMSRIIAVADVYHAMTSERAYRSKQSPFKVLEMIMEDSFGQFDISVVKALFSLIGDLSIGTKVRLSNGEEASVIFTKREALTRPLVKLEKSEEIIDLVQNRNIFIEDVI, from the coding sequence ATGAGGGTCAAAGTTTCTGAATTAATAGAAGGCTGCATCCTGCAAAAGGATGTCACTGGCATGACGGTTTACCCTTTAGTACCGAAAAAGACAGTCTTGAATCCTATTCATTTGGATGTATTAAAAAGATTTTCGATAGATTCGGTTGAAGTGGAGCGGACTTTAGTGGACGGAACATTATTCAAACCACAGACAACCGCAGAGGATGCAAGTGAACAAAAGATAGAAGAAATCCCGTTGTCGTTCACAGAATCTTATTTGAAGGCAATCAGAGAATTCAAACAAGAATTCACCAAATGGCAGTCCGGGGGCGCCATTGACTTTATGAAGGTGAGATCCATCATCATGCCCCTTTTGAAAAAGGTAATTGAAACACCTGAAAACCTTCATACCATCCGGCACTATTCAAACCCTAAGGACTACCTTTATCATCATTCCGTCGCAGTCGGTATCATAAGCGGGATGCTGGCTAAAAAACTGGGGTACGATGTAGGCATCTATAACCAGGCGGCTTTAGGCGGGATGCTCAGTGACTGCGGCATGGCGAGGATCAGAGCATCGATCCTCGAAAAGAAAAGCCTCAGTCAGTGGGAGTTCCAAGAAATCAGGGAGCATACACTGAACAGCTACAAAATGGTCAAGGATACTTCCCTTCTGAAACCGGAAATAAAGCTGGCAATCTATCAGCATCATGAGAGACTGGACGGAACCGGCTATCCGGGTGGAGAAAAAGCAGAAAAGATTCATATGATGTCGAGGATCATCGCTGTAGCGGATGTTTATCACGCTATGACATCTGAGCGGGCTTACCGAAGCAAGCAATCTCCATTTAAAGTGTTGGAGATGATCATGGAAGACAGCTTCGGACAATTTGATATTTCCGTAGTAAAGGCACTGTTTTCTTTAATAGGAGATTTATCTATCGGCACAAAGGTGCGTTTGTCCAACGGGGAGGAAGCGAGCGTCATCTTCACGAAGAGAGAAGCACTTACAAGGCCATTGGTGAAATTGGAGAAATCCGAGGAAATCATCGATCTTGTCCAGAACCGTAATATATTCATAGAAGATGTTATTTGA